One part of the Nostoc sp. PCC 7120 = FACHB-418 genome encodes these proteins:
- a CDS encoding fasciclin domain-containing protein: MFSSVRRSLAYTTLLALGMTAITANPLIVSKPASAQTPVPTETPSTTSSNFSDVSSDYWAQPFIQALAQRNIIAGFPDGTFRPNQAVSRAEFATLIQKAFNQQPVRQLSASGFTDVPASFWASQAIREAYETGFLSGYPGNVFRPNQQIPRVQAIVALSSGLNLTTTDTASGVLSNNYADASAIPDYAVNGVAAATQSNIVVNYPNVRELNPSTSLTRGEAAAFLYQALVRQGQVQPLPSNVAAANYIVGGSGTTGGTQGSNNIVALAASSNSFSTLTTLLRTAGLTDILEQPGPYTVFAPTNEAFAALPAGTLEQLQQPQNRELLVRILRYHVVPGQLTANQLSSGQLTTASDAPVNVRVDTANNQIAVNEARVVQANIQASNGVIHAINEVLIPPNLTGQQPQEGTPQAQNPGAVTPGRATRGGSSYIGVAGNIGLGGDTALSDSNFAVISKVGLTRNLSVRPSAVFGNDTVFLVPLTLDFTPRAVEPGVVQPFAVSPYVGAGVAIEASGDTDIGLLLTGGVDIPLGERFTVNGAVNAAFVDETDVGLLLGIGYNF; the protein is encoded by the coding sequence ATGTTTAGTTCGGTTCGACGGTCATTAGCCTACACAACTTTGCTGGCTTTGGGGATGACAGCGATAACAGCAAATCCCTTAATAGTTTCTAAACCAGCTTCAGCACAAACACCTGTTCCTACAGAAACTCCGTCTACTACAAGTTCCAACTTTTCTGATGTCAGTTCAGATTACTGGGCGCAACCATTTATTCAAGCTTTAGCACAAAGAAATATCATTGCTGGCTTTCCCGATGGTACTTTTAGACCAAACCAGGCAGTGAGTCGCGCTGAGTTTGCCACATTAATTCAAAAAGCGTTTAATCAACAACCAGTCCGACAATTAAGTGCATCTGGATTTACAGATGTACCTGCGAGTTTCTGGGCATCGCAAGCAATTCGGGAAGCTTACGAAACGGGATTTCTCTCTGGCTATCCAGGGAATGTGTTTCGCCCCAATCAACAAATTCCTAGAGTACAGGCGATCGTTGCTTTAAGCAGTGGTTTAAACTTAACTACAACTGATACTGCATCAGGTGTTCTTAGTAATAACTATGCAGATGCTTCGGCAATTCCTGACTATGCTGTCAACGGCGTAGCCGCAGCTACACAAAGCAACATAGTTGTTAACTACCCGAATGTGAGAGAACTGAATCCGTCAACATCTCTTACCCGTGGAGAAGCAGCAGCATTTTTGTATCAAGCTTTAGTTCGACAAGGACAAGTACAACCTCTACCTAGCAATGTTGCAGCTGCTAACTACATAGTGGGTGGGTCTGGTACGACAGGAGGTACACAAGGTTCTAATAATATTGTTGCTTTGGCAGCATCAAGTAACTCTTTTAGTACTTTGACTACTTTATTGAGGACAGCAGGTTTAACAGATATTCTAGAGCAACCAGGGCCTTACACAGTCTTTGCTCCCACTAATGAAGCATTTGCGGCGTTACCTGCGGGTACTCTAGAACAACTACAACAACCACAGAACAGAGAGTTGTTGGTGAGAATTCTCCGCTATCATGTGGTTCCTGGTCAATTAACGGCTAACCAACTCTCTTCTGGACAATTGACAACTGCTAGCGATGCGCCAGTCAATGTGAGAGTTGACACAGCCAATAATCAAATTGCCGTTAATGAGGCTAGAGTTGTTCAAGCAAATATTCAAGCTAGCAATGGCGTTATCCACGCTATTAACGAAGTCCTGATTCCACCTAATCTAACTGGTCAGCAGCCACAAGAAGGAACCCCTCAAGCACAAAATCCGGGTGCTGTAACTCCAGGTAGAGCTACCCGTGGCGGTTCTAGTTACATAGGGGTTGCTGGTAACATTGGTTTAGGTGGTGATACAGCTCTCAGCGATAGCAACTTTGCAGTTATTAGTAAAGTTGGTTTGACGCGCAATCTATCAGTCCGACCATCGGCTGTTTTTGGTAATGATACCGTATTTCTAGTGCCGTTGACTTTGGATTTCACCCCCCGCGCAGTAGAGCCTGGTGTTGTGCAACCATTCGCCGTATCACCTTATGTTGGCGCTGGTGTAGCAATCGAAGCTAGTGGCGATACTGATATTGGTTTACTGTTAACTGGTGGTGTTGATATTCCTTTAGGCGAGAGATTTACTGTAAATGGTGCTGTTAATGCAGCTTTTGTGGATGAAACTGATGTTGGTTTGCTATTAGGTATTGGCTACAATTTCTAA
- a CDS encoding CHAT domain-containing protein, which yields MRLPVIPLTLILTLASPSLAQAPTPTTEEQITQAVMLNSSGESLIYKDFFGVGELQAALENFQQALAIFKKYGAKAGEANSLVNIGYVYFRKAEYGKALEYFQSSLDIRRKIKDRQNEWIPLSYIGEVYVNLGQYPKALEYYQPALAIIKELKAANSKDSSYATSEKTLLADIGAVYFRMGQYTKALDFYQQTLAMQKADDDKIGGIQTLNNIGVVYVNLGNYKQALDAYQQGLADLQECCSNYTGTKAAIINNLASTNFSLGQYKKSLELAEESANIYSKINHDAEKATKQEIKLLYDYLGQNSQALQQVASRANVGDGFGKDSFQFQGRALNLNNIGQIYLSLGKYDQALKLYQQALNIYKENSYKPGIAVTLNNIAKVQSNSGKYPQALELNQQALTIYQEIGDRTGEGVTMSNLGQIHQKQGQQEKASGLYQQALAMHRQVSDKVSEAATLKLLGDTLSVQNQPQLAIAFYKQSVNLTESIRQSLRTIPADIQKSYTETVAERYRRLADLLLKQNRPSEAQQVLDLLKIQEANDFIGNRRSQSQMTTAVVNTGQRGVNTEPQPSQKLPLQPQEQQISQKYSAIQDQAIAFGQELTNLRQTPANARTAIQEKRIAELVKLEQTITAEFNKFTKTPAVVALVQQLSANSGQENLSLRQLNSLRDNLRQLNKKAVLLYPLVLDDRLELVLVTADAPPIHRPVPVKPAELNQVINEFRQAIVVPYKDSKIPANKLYNWLIKPIENDLKQANAQAIIYAPDSKLRYIPLAALYDGKNWLIEHYIINNITAASLTKLNNKPQASLPTLAAAFTKGDYKVAVGERQEVFSGLQFAKVEVDNLAKIIKGTKILLDNDFSPQVTIPQMNDYKIVHLATHGMLVSGDPESSFILFGNGDRVTLKDIENWSLSNVDLVVLSACQTGLGNQLGNGQEILGLGYQIQLTGAKASIASLWAVSDGGTQALMDSFYSVLKTGNLTKSEALRTAQLALLMGNNQFNHPYYWASFILIGNGL from the coding sequence ATGCGGCTTCCTGTTATTCCCTTAACTCTAATTTTAACTCTAGCTTCCCCATCTCTAGCACAAGCACCAACTCCAACCACCGAAGAACAGATAACACAAGCTGTGATGTTGAATAGTAGCGGTGAATCCCTTATTTACAAGGATTTTTTTGGTGTAGGGGAGTTACAAGCAGCTTTGGAAAACTTCCAGCAGGCGTTAGCTATTTTTAAAAAATATGGTGCTAAGGCTGGAGAAGCTAACAGCCTTGTAAATATTGGATATGTGTATTTTCGTAAAGCAGAGTACGGGAAAGCACTCGAATATTTTCAGTCCTCCTTAGATATTCGCAGGAAAATCAAAGACCGCCAAAATGAATGGATACCCCTTTCTTATATTGGTGAAGTATATGTCAATTTGGGACAGTATCCCAAGGCGCTGGAATATTATCAACCAGCTTTAGCTATTATCAAAGAACTGAAAGCAGCTAATTCCAAAGATTCTAGTTATGCTACTAGCGAAAAAACTCTGCTAGCTGATATTGGTGCGGTTTATTTTCGTATGGGACAGTATACAAAAGCTCTCGATTTTTATCAGCAAACATTGGCAATGCAAAAAGCTGATGATGATAAAATTGGTGGTATTCAAACTTTGAATAATATCGGTGTAGTTTACGTTAATTTAGGCAACTATAAACAAGCCTTAGATGCCTATCAACAAGGTTTAGCTGATCTGCAAGAATGCTGCTCGAATTATACTGGCACAAAAGCAGCAATTATTAATAACCTTGCCAGTACTAATTTTAGTTTGGGTCAATATAAAAAATCTCTAGAACTAGCCGAAGAATCAGCAAATATTTATAGCAAAATTAATCATGATGCAGAAAAAGCCACGAAACAAGAGATAAAATTACTTTATGATTATTTAGGTCAAAATTCCCAAGCTTTGCAACAAGTTGCCAGTCGTGCTAATGTTGGTGATGGGTTTGGTAAAGACTCTTTTCAGTTCCAAGGCAGAGCTTTAAATCTCAATAATATTGGACAAATTTACTTGAGTCTGGGTAAATATGACCAAGCATTAAAATTGTATCAACAAGCTCTAAATATATATAAAGAGAATAGCTATAAACCAGGGATTGCTGTAACTCTCAATAATATTGCTAAGGTGCAAAGTAATTCAGGTAAGTACCCGCAAGCTCTTGAGTTAAATCAGCAAGCTTTAACTATTTATCAAGAAATAGGCGATCGCACCGGGGAAGGTGTGACAATGAGTAATCTAGGGCAAATACACCAAAAGCAAGGCCAGCAGGAAAAAGCTTCAGGATTGTATCAGCAAGCTTTAGCCATGCACAGACAAGTTAGCGATAAAGTCAGTGAAGCTGCAACCCTCAAACTTTTAGGCGATACCCTGTCTGTACAAAATCAACCACAACTAGCGATCGCATTTTACAAGCAATCAGTCAACCTCACGGAAAGTATTCGCCAAAGTTTACGCACCATCCCCGCAGATATCCAAAAATCCTATACAGAAACCGTTGCTGAAAGGTATCGCCGCCTGGCTGATTTATTACTCAAACAAAACCGTCCCAGCGAAGCACAGCAAGTTTTAGATTTACTCAAAATCCAAGAAGCCAATGATTTTATCGGAAATCGCCGTAGTCAAAGCCAAATGACAACAGCAGTAGTTAATACTGGACAAAGGGGAGTGAATACAGAACCCCAGCCAAGCCAAAAATTACCACTGCAACCCCAAGAACAACAGATTTCCCAAAAGTATAGCGCCATTCAAGATCAAGCGATCGCTTTTGGGCAAGAACTAACAAACCTCCGCCAAACTCCAGCAAATGCACGCACAGCCATCCAAGAAAAACGCATTGCTGAATTAGTGAAACTTGAGCAAACAATCACGGCTGAGTTTAACAAATTTACCAAAACACCTGCTGTAGTCGCTCTTGTACAGCAATTATCTGCAAATTCTGGACAGGAAAATCTCAGCTTAAGACAACTTAATTCTTTGCGGGATAATTTGCGACAGTTAAATAAAAAAGCAGTATTATTATATCCCTTAGTGTTAGACGACAGATTGGAATTAGTTCTCGTCACGGCGGATGCACCACCAATTCATCGTCCAGTTCCCGTCAAACCAGCAGAACTAAATCAAGTCATTAATGAATTTCGACAAGCCATAGTTGTTCCCTATAAAGATAGTAAAATTCCAGCAAATAAATTATATAACTGGCTCATTAAACCTATAGAGAATGACCTGAAACAAGCTAATGCTCAAGCAATTATTTATGCTCCAGATAGCAAACTCAGATATATACCCTTAGCTGCATTATATGATGGCAAAAATTGGCTGATCGAGCATTATATCATTAATAATATTACTGCCGCTAGCTTGACCAAATTAAACAATAAACCCCAAGCCTCTCTACCAACTTTAGCCGCAGCATTCACCAAAGGCGACTATAAAGTAGCAGTAGGCGAACGTCAAGAAGTCTTTAGTGGTTTACAGTTTGCTAAAGTCGAAGTAGACAATTTAGCTAAGATAATTAAAGGCACAAAAATACTATTAGATAATGATTTTAGTCCCCAAGTTACAATCCCCCAAATGAACGATTATAAAATCGTCCATCTGGCGACTCATGGGATGCTGGTAAGTGGTGATCCAGAAAGTTCATTTATACTATTTGGTAATGGCGATCGCGTCACTCTCAAAGATATAGAAAACTGGTCTTTATCAAATGTTGATTTAGTAGTATTAAGTGCCTGTCAAACAGGTTTAGGTAATCAATTGGGTAACGGTCAAGAAATTCTCGGTCTAGGATACCAAATTCAATTAACAGGTGCAAAAGCTTCCATTGCCTCACTATGGGCTGTTTCTGATGGCGGTACACAAGCATTAATGGATAGCTTTTATAGTGTCTTAAAAACAGGTAATTTAACTAAATCTGAAGCTTTACGTACAGCACAACTTGCCTTGTTGATGGGTAATAATCAGTTTAATCATCCCTATTATTGGGCATCATTTATTTTAATTGGCAATGGGCTTTAA
- a CDS encoding Uma2 family endonuclease, whose translation MIASPEPEYLTPEEYLQLEETSPIKHEYINGYAYAMAGATDAHVTVAGNLFALLRNHVRGSGCRVYIADMKARIESLNRYYYPDVMVTCDQRDQETPNHKRFPCLIVEVLSNSTEAFDRGDKFVDYQEIETLKEYVLINTKRQRVECFKRGDNGLWILQNYTEQDKMFRLNSIGFEGAIAELYEDVTFEQTTV comes from the coding sequence ATGATTGCCTCACCTGAACCAGAATACCTCACACCCGAAGAATATCTCCAGTTAGAGGAAACCAGTCCTATCAAACATGAATACATCAACGGCTACGCTTATGCAATGGCTGGAGCTACTGATGCTCATGTCACTGTTGCGGGAAATTTGTTTGCACTTCTCCGTAATCATGTACGTGGTTCTGGTTGTCGTGTTTACATTGCTGATATGAAAGCCAGGATTGAATCTTTAAATAGATATTACTATCCTGATGTCATGGTTACTTGCGATCAACGTGATCAGGAAACACCTAATCATAAAAGGTTTCCTTGTTTAATTGTAGAAGTTTTGTCTAACTCTACTGAAGCTTTTGATCGAGGGGATAAATTTGTAGATTACCAGGAAATCGAAACTCTAAAAGAATACGTTTTGATTAATACAAAACGTCAGCGAGTTGAATGTTTTAAACGTGGTGATAATGGTTTATGGATTCTGCAAAATTATACAGAGCAGGATAAAATGTTTCGCCTTAATAGTATTGGGTTTGAAGGAGCGATCGCCGAGCTTTACGAAGATGTTACCTTTGAACAAACTACCGTATAA
- a CDS encoding DUF2809 domain-containing protein, translating to MPKQFRNLKWLRFNRTSFTLFAILFAIVVIIALFFRDDWIRPLLGDVLIVMVIAYFVHAFIAVPLRKVAIGTLIFAYLIEFLQFLNLIDILGWRNSRLAHLTIGSTFDWRDLAAYTLGIAIILLTANRLKS from the coding sequence GTGCCTAAACAATTCCGTAATCTCAAGTGGTTGAGATTTAATCGTACCTCTTTCACCCTGTTTGCGATTCTATTTGCAATAGTTGTGATCATTGCCCTCTTCTTCCGAGATGATTGGATTAGACCGTTACTGGGCGACGTTTTAATTGTCATGGTGATTGCTTACTTTGTTCATGCTTTTATTGCAGTTCCACTACGGAAGGTTGCTATTGGGACTCTGATATTTGCCTACTTGATTGAGTTTCTTCAGTTTCTTAATCTCATTGATATTTTAGGCTGGCGAAACTCCCGTCTAGCCCATTTAACAATTGGATCTACTTTCGACTGGCGAGATTTGGCTGCTTATACGCTGGGGATTGCGATCATTCTCCTCACTGCTAATCGTTTGAAGTCATAA
- a CDS encoding ABC transporter ATP-binding protein: MAKVRLEDIKRRFNNVTAIEEISFEIPDGEFWVLVGPSGCGKSTILRTIAGLENATSGNLFIGDRLVNNIPARARDVAMVFQNYALYPHMTVAENIAFGLKMRKINPKIVQERVVDVARSLSLDHLLDRKPKQLSGGQQQRVALGRAIAREPQVFLLDEPLSNLDAQLRDDTRAELKQLHQQLGITTIYVTHDQVEAMTLADKIVVLSGGRIQQIGEPQGIYARPANQMVATFLGNPPMNILPATYQLAGFDINGQLLAIPAFLREKLQLRSAQRVNLGIRPEHISINSDAINDQSSGLLVDVKLVEPLGRETLVRVSLPDSTVLLSVQLSGNVRLHPGDRLSLQLDLNQLFIFDPQTGYKISPQD; encoded by the coding sequence ATGGCAAAAGTTCGTTTAGAAGATATAAAGCGTCGGTTTAACAATGTCACCGCAATTGAGGAAATCTCCTTTGAAATTCCGGATGGTGAGTTTTGGGTTTTGGTGGGGCCTTCTGGTTGTGGGAAGTCTACAATTTTACGAACGATCGCTGGTTTAGAAAATGCCACATCAGGTAATCTGTTTATTGGCGATCGCTTGGTAAATAACATCCCCGCAAGAGCGCGCGATGTGGCGATGGTGTTCCAAAATTACGCTCTTTATCCCCACATGACGGTGGCGGAAAATATCGCCTTTGGGTTGAAAATGCGGAAAATTAACCCGAAAATTGTCCAAGAACGGGTGGTGGATGTGGCGCGATCGCTTTCTTTGGATCATCTGTTAGATCGCAAACCCAAACAACTTTCCGGGGGTCAGCAACAACGGGTAGCATTAGGGAGAGCGATCGCCCGTGAACCACAAGTATTTTTATTAGATGAACCATTGTCTAATTTAGATGCCCAATTGCGAGATGATACTAGGGCAGAATTAAAGCAGTTACATCAACAATTAGGCATTACAACTATCTACGTCACCCATGATCAAGTCGAGGCGATGACTTTGGCTGATAAGATTGTGGTTTTAAGTGGCGGACGGATTCAACAAATTGGCGAACCTCAAGGGATTTATGCTCGTCCTGCTAATCAAATGGTGGCAACTTTTTTAGGTAATCCACCGATGAATATTTTACCTGCAACTTATCAACTTGCAGGTTTTGATATCAATGGACAATTACTCGCAATTCCAGCATTTCTCAGGGAGAAGTTACAACTCCGGTCAGCACAACGGGTGAATTTGGGTATTCGTCCAGAACACATATCAATTAATTCTGACGCAATTAATGACCAGAGTTCAGGATTGTTAGTCGATGTCAAATTAGTTGAACCTTTAGGAAGAGAAACATTAGTTCGTGTGAGTTTACCCGATTCAACGGTACTATTGAGCGTTCAATTGAGTGGAAACGTGCGTCTACATCCAGGCGATCGCCTTTCTCTACAACTTGATTTAAATCAGTTGTTTATTTTTGATCCTCAGACTGGCTATAAAATATCACCCCAGGATTAA
- a CDS encoding type II toxin-antitoxin system HicA family toxin: MPKLPGLTGKKVINTLEKLGFQVVRQRGSHVQMEHDDGRLVTVPVHAGKTIGRGWLSKILRDAELTREEFIALLE; encoded by the coding sequence ATGCCGAAATTACCAGGTTTAACTGGAAAAAAAGTTATTAATACCCTTGAGAAATTAGGATTTCAAGTGGTGCGTCAACGAGGTAGTCACGTACAAATGGAACATGATGACGGTCGTTTAGTCACTGTTCCTGTTCATGCTGGTAAAACAATAGGTAGAGGGTGGCTCAGTAAAATATTACGCGATGCTGAACTTACAAGAGAAGAGTTTATCGCATTGCTGGAATGA
- a CDS encoding type II toxin-antitoxin system HicB family antitoxin, with amino-acid sequence MSNATKREFYVIIERDDDGYYVGEVPQLKGCYSQGETIDELMINMKEVIELCLETETDENKPEFIGIQKVVI; translated from the coding sequence ATGAGTAATGCTACTAAACGAGAATTTTACGTCATCATTGAACGGGATGATGATGGGTATTATGTGGGAGAAGTTCCCCAACTAAAAGGCTGTTATAGCCAAGGAGAAACCATTGATGAACTAATGATAAATATGAAAGAAGTAATCGAACTATGTTTAGAAACTGAAACTGATGAAAATAAACCAGAATTTATCGGTATTCAAAAGGTAGTGATTTGA
- a CDS encoding GUN4 domain-containing protein encodes MTDPMIVSGTANDIDSLRQRLIAGSIQVQQQIILQLADVGNEGLDVLMEFLLKRRENPATWIDGKAYQVLYESDAPQAQEFLQNNFPEGIVTLKSSCGINYNPLQQLLAQQDFQAADLLTIETMCEIAGPMAVKRKWLYFTDVDSFPTDDLQTINQLWIVHSEGKFGFSVQRDIWLSLGKNWDNFWPKIGWKSGNNWTRYPNSFTWDLTAPRGHLPLSNQLRGVRVLASLFAHPAWSK; translated from the coding sequence ATGACAGACCCAATGATTGTATCAGGCACTGCTAATGACATCGACTCCCTCCGGCAACGGCTAATCGCTGGGTCTATCCAAGTCCAACAACAGATAATCCTACAGTTAGCTGATGTGGGCAATGAAGGATTAGATGTTTTGATGGAATTTTTACTGAAACGTCGTGAGAACCCAGCGACTTGGATTGATGGGAAGGCCTACCAAGTCCTTTACGAGTCGGATGCACCTCAAGCCCAGGAATTTTTGCAAAATAATTTTCCTGAGGGCATTGTAACTCTAAAATCAAGCTGCGGGATTAATTACAATCCTTTGCAACAATTACTAGCTCAACAAGATTTCCAAGCAGCAGACCTCCTGACCATCGAAACCATGTGCGAAATAGCAGGGCCGATGGCTGTCAAAAGGAAATGGCTGTATTTCACTGACGTGGATAGTTTTCCCACCGATGACCTACAAACCATTAATCAACTGTGGATAGTTCACTCTGAAGGTAAGTTTGGCTTTTCCGTACAAAGAGACATCTGGTTGAGTTTAGGGAAAAACTGGGATAATTTCTGGCCGAAAATTGGCTGGAAAAGCGGTAATAATTGGACTCGCTACCCCAACAGCTTTACTTGGGATTTAACTGCGCCCAGAGGTCATCTACCCTTGTCTAATCAATTGCGGGGTGTGCGGGTGCTTGCTTCGTTATTTGCTCATCCTGCTTGGTCTAAGTGA
- a CDS encoding NADP-dependent isocitrate dehydrogenase — MYNKITPPTTGEKITFKNGEPVVPDNPIIPFIRGDGTGIDIWPATEKVLDAAVAKAYQGKRKISWFKVYAGDEACDLYGTYQYLPEDTLTAIREYGVAIKGPLTTPVGGGIRSLNVALRQIFDLYACVRPCRYYAGTPSPHKNPEKLDVIVYRENTEDIYLGIEWKQGSEIGDRLISILNKELIPATPEHGKKQIPLDSGIGIKPISKTGSQRLVRRAIKHALTLPKDKQQVTLVHKGNIMKYTEGAFRDWGYELATSEFRQETVTERESWILSNKEKNPNISLEDNARQIDPGFDALTPEKKAQIVKEVETVLNSIWESHGNGKWKEKVLVNDRIADSIFQQIQTRPDEYSILATMNLNGDYLSDAAAAIVGGLGMGPGANIGDSCAVFEATHGTAPKHAGLDRINPGSVILSGVMMLEYMGWQEAADLIKKGLSDAIANSQVTYDLARLLEPPVEPLKCSEFADAIIKHFG; from the coding sequence ATGTACAACAAGATTACCCCCCCTACAACCGGAGAAAAAATTACCTTCAAAAATGGTGAGCCGGTTGTGCCTGACAATCCAATTATCCCCTTTATTCGGGGCGATGGAACAGGAATTGATATTTGGCCGGCTACAGAAAAAGTACTAGATGCGGCGGTAGCCAAAGCGTATCAAGGCAAGCGTAAAATTAGCTGGTTTAAGGTTTACGCTGGGGATGAAGCCTGTGATTTATACGGGACTTATCAGTATTTACCAGAGGATACATTAACAGCCATTAGGGAATATGGTGTGGCAATTAAAGGGCCTTTGACTACCCCTGTCGGTGGTGGTATCCGTTCCTTAAATGTGGCACTCAGACAAATTTTTGACCTATATGCCTGTGTACGTCCTTGCCGTTATTATGCAGGTACACCCTCACCCCACAAAAATCCTGAAAAACTTGATGTAATTGTCTATCGGGAAAACACGGAAGATATTTATTTAGGGATTGAGTGGAAACAAGGTAGTGAAATAGGCGATCGCCTCATCTCTATCCTCAACAAAGAACTCATCCCCGCCACCCCAGAACACGGTAAAAAGCAAATCCCCCTCGATTCTGGTATAGGGATCAAACCCATCAGTAAAACAGGTTCCCAGCGCCTAGTACGCCGCGCCATTAAACACGCCCTCACATTACCCAAAGACAAGCAACAAGTGACTTTGGTGCATAAGGGTAACATCATGAAGTACACCGAAGGCGCTTTCCGTGATTGGGGTTACGAATTAGCTACAAGTGAGTTCCGCCAAGAGACTGTCACTGAACGGGAATCTTGGATTTTAAGCAACAAGGAGAAAAACCCGAACATTTCCTTGGAAGACAACGCCCGTCAAATTGACCCTGGTTTTGATGCCCTTACTCCAGAGAAAAAGGCGCAAATTGTCAAGGAAGTAGAAACAGTTCTTAACTCAATTTGGGAAAGCCACGGTAACGGTAAGTGGAAAGAAAAAGTGTTAGTCAATGACCGGATTGCTGACAGTATCTTTCAACAAATCCAAACCAGACCAGATGAGTATTCAATTCTGGCGACAATGAACTTAAACGGCGATTACTTGTCTGATGCGGCGGCTGCTATTGTCGGCGGCTTAGGAATGGGGCCAGGGGCAAATATTGGCGATTCCTGCGCTGTGTTTGAAGCCACTCATGGTACAGCACCTAAACACGCTGGCTTAGACAGAATTAACCCAGGTTCAGTCATTTTATCTGGGGTAATGATGTTGGAGTATATGGGTTGGCAAGAAGCCGCAGACCTAATTAAGAAAGGTTTAAGCGATGCGATCGCTAACAGTCAAGTCACCTATGATTTAGCTAGATTACTCGAACCACCAGTTGAACCTCTAAAATGTTCTGAATTTGCCGACGCAATTATCAAACATTTTGGTTAA
- the nagZ gene encoding beta-N-acetylhexosaminidase, with the protein MPALQRLERFGNHLIMGISGTSLSDEDKRALGELKPIGVIFFAKNFLDGVPYAVWLETFQELHSQIQEYAERDSMFFTLDHEGGRVVRTPLPITRFPQALLLRSQAREVAKATAIELKSLGINLSWSPVADIYSHPQNPIIGSRAFGNTPDTAAAGAREYYLGLTEAGIVGCAKHFPGHGDTSKDSHVELPILNLTPEELQNRELIPFKALIEEGIPLIMTAHILFPKIDPDLPATLSRPILKTILRKELGFQGVVVSDDLDMKAVSDMFMQSGTVARAFNAGCDLFIVSRNIHASSIERTYKIAEDFTDCLTDGSLAESVVESAKERIERLLAVTPEYSVQALDKDTLVRHAELAIACCFENSQ; encoded by the coding sequence ATGCCAGCATTGCAGAGACTAGAACGCTTTGGAAATCACTTAATAATGGGTATTTCTGGTACTAGTTTGAGTGATGAAGATAAACGCGCTTTGGGTGAATTGAAACCAATAGGGGTAATATTCTTTGCTAAAAACTTTTTAGATGGTGTACCTTACGCGGTTTGGCTGGAAACTTTTCAGGAGTTACATAGCCAGATACAAGAATATGCAGAACGCGATTCCATGTTTTTTACCTTAGACCATGAGGGAGGACGCGTTGTAAGGACACCTTTACCGATTACGAGATTTCCTCAGGCGTTGTTGTTGCGATCGCAGGCTCGTGAAGTAGCAAAAGCCACGGCAATTGAATTAAAATCTTTGGGCATCAACTTATCTTGGTCGCCTGTAGCTGATATTTATTCCCACCCGCAAAATCCTATTATCGGTTCTCGCGCTTTTGGTAATACCCCTGATACGGCGGCGGCTGGTGCGCGGGAATATTATTTGGGACTGACAGAAGCTGGAATTGTGGGATGCGCCAAACATTTCCCCGGACATGGTGATACGAGTAAGGACTCCCATGTGGAATTACCAATTCTCAACCTGACTCCAGAGGAATTACAAAATCGAGAACTTATTCCCTTCAAAGCTTTGATTGAAGAAGGGATTCCCCTCATTATGACCGCCCATATTTTATTTCCCAAAATCGACCCAGATTTACCAGCTACCCTATCCCGCCCCATCCTCAAAACTATATTGCGGAAAGAACTTGGTTTTCAGGGTGTGGTCGTATCTGACGACTTAGACATGAAAGCAGTTTCAGATATGTTTATGCAAAGTGGTACAGTCGCGCGGGCTTTTAATGCTGGCTGTGATTTATTTATTGTTTCTCGTAATATCCACGCGTCTTCTATCGAGCGTACATATAAAATTGCGGAAGATTTTACTGATTGTTTAACTGATGGTAGCTTGGCTGAGTCAGTGGTAGAGTCCGCTAAGGAGAGAATCGAAAGACTATTGGCAGTAACTCCAGAATATTCTGTACAGGCGTTAGATAAAGATACTTTAGTCCGTCATGCCGAATTAGCGATCGCCTGTTGTTTTGAGAATAGTCAATAG